TATTCCCGTCGTTACATTTTGGTCCCCTCAGGTCCACCCAGACATGGACTACTACGTGAGGGACAAGCTGGCGTTGGAGCGCGTCATGGGCGTGGAGTTCCTTCAACCAATTGACAGGAGCATCTTTTATAACGGTATCAACTTTCCCTTTGAACATTTGGCAACATTCGTGTGGAACTTGTGCGTTTGTCCGTGCAGATGGAGCGCACAGTTTCAGCGATGTGCTTTTTTACGGACATGAGAGCACACTGCTGAGCTTTGACACGTTGTTCTTCTGCGTGGTTGACGTTGCGTGTCAGAACTTCGTACTCGCGGGCCTGCTTACGTACGTCCAGCAAACGGTTCGTATTGAAAGCGGAATATGTGTGAAGAAGGAAGGACACTGATGTCTGAATCCATGCTTTTCTACCAGATATTCCAAAAGATTCGTGTTTTTTTCGGGCGGAAGAACCTTGTCTACAAGACCCAGGTGGATGCGCGATTTCTCAAGTAATTTCCATGGAAGAGCCTTCAAAATGGCAATGTTGTTCATGCTCATCatgatgtttttgtatttatatacaaCTGCCCCCCTCCCTCCTGTTTTCTGATAGGTATGAAGCATAATGGAATGtattaaaatgatttgcatTCAGTCAAGCACACTGCATATGATTGATTGGACTGCTTTGGGAGGCTATTACAGGTGATGTCGTTGCAATATTTcctcattactttttttaaaaaaacactagaATTCACCAAGAgttgtggttttttttatttcttgcaatttcccatccgtccattttctatctTCTTTGAATCCTCATtcgggttgcgggtgtgctggagtcgatcctagctgacttcgggcgagaagtgggctggttgccagccagtcacaggccACGTATTAGGGAACCAACCAATCACGggtcacattcacagctacggacaattttgagtctttaatCCCAACATGCGtgtttatggaatgtgggaggaagccggaatacCCTGAGAAAACCAGCGCAAGCAAGGGACGGGAGAAGAGCGCGGATTCGAACTCCCGACCGCAAAACTGAGGCGGATCTGCAAACAAGTCGTCCAGTCTACTTCACCACTTTATGGTTTATCCTATTtcatgttgaatttttttgtgcGACTTACCCTGTTCCTAATGGGAATCTGGCAccaattccagctgactttaggcgaaaggcggacgacaccctaAATTTTGTCACCACAGGGCGCGCACAcaaacaatgtgaatttaattcATACTGGGAAAGcactttgcaatttttttcatattttattttattttattttattttattttattttattttattttattttattttattttattttattttattttattttattttattttattttccgaCGCTTTACATGCGCGCCTCCAGACAGAAGGCGGCGGTAGTGCTCCACGAAGCCTGATGCTATCCCCGCAAGAATAAGAATCGGACCCTCCACACCATGGCGACGGGGACGCCGCCTTTTATTAGCAAACACAGATTTGCTTTCATATTAGTTTTCCTTCGTTCCAATCCACTTGACGGCCAACATCTTCTAATTCCCTTTCAAGTTCCTTCGGATTGCAGTGCGGAAGAGTTCTTCGACATCTCCAGTTTATCGTGTGTGAGCTGTGGGCAAAATCAACAACGTAGCGCAGCAGGTTGGTCACACTTACCGCATTAACGAAATCGTCAACAAAAATGCTTCGGTAGTTTTGTTTTCAAGTTAGCTGGCACCAAATGGCCAAAAAAGActatttgctttaaaaaaaaaacacaacacattcaACATTAGGCAACGTTTAATTTAACATGTTAATGTCCACATTCAACATTAAGCTATATTTTAGTTAACGCGTGTGCATGTCCACCGAAACATGCCTAATGTACCTaagatgtgttttgttttgttttttaaatcacgtTACCGTGTcagaaaacatgcacacttaaCACAACGTgctttaatacaataataagCTTTAGTGGGATCTCTGACGACGAGGGCTGATTGCACAAGATGAATAACATGAGTTTATTAGCACGCTTGACTTGTGGTTTTGAGGTCTGCTTGGTTCACTGTGTGGATtccgcatgttctccctgtgcttgcgtgtttttcttgttgtccccccccctctcccctcattcccaaaacatgcacgtttcTTCGCtgaacactaaattgtccataggtgtgaacgcttgtttgcatgtgccctgcaattggctggtgaggGGCAGGCTCCACCTCACCTGCCGCTCGAATGACGACAAGCGCGatagaaaaatggaaaataaaatgagtCCTAATAAAGCAATTTGTGACATTGTAAGAGCGTTATTAGTGAGCGTAATCATTACTTTTCCAGGTCTGAGTTGCATTTGCCAAAGTGGCTTCCGCACAGTCACGACTGGGCGGCCGTCCATTTCTTGTGAGGCCTGTCCGGGGGACAAGCCAGTAAGTAGCGTTCAGTTGCTTCATTTGCTGTTTCTCTCACGTGAACCCGTCCGTCCGTGTGTCTGAATAGTTGATGAGTTTTCTGGTTCAATTCCAGGCGGTAACTAAAGATGGTTTTGGATGCATTCGCTGCCCGGGCAGTATTAGTGATGAGGGCCAGTGCCAGTGCCCTGCAAGACACATCCTTGGTGAGTAAAACATCCAATACCCAACGAAAAGTGATTTGAATTGGAGTGACTTGTCTGCTTGTGGTTGTTTCAGTGGAAAGGGATGTCAGTGGAAACCTTTTGGAGGAGGCCACATGCGAGATGTGTAATGGAAATGGATCCGCGTTCTCGGTGCCGAACGGCAGCGGGGACAGGTATCGGCACTGCGCATCATGCACGCGTCAGGACCCGAGTCATAAGATTTGTAATCAATGCAGTGACACGCGGTCGGGTTCGTGGCTGGCGAGGCTCCGACATTAGAGGCAGATTGACACATTTGCCAGCCAAACAGGGTGGCGTATTTGCCTTAAGATTAGCAGCCGGACATTAACAAAATGCTACACTCGTATTTTCTAGCCTGATGTTTGAAGCAGATCGTTCATCTCTGGCATTGGTCTTCCCCTCGTTTCGATTGGTAGTCCGTTTGGAGAGATATTTTTGGCTCCACGCATCTTCCATATTTGGCTTTCAGTTGGGGAGCAACATTTTTAGAACGTTACGACTGCACCTGCcgcttcattttcctcacaactGCGCCACCGAGTTTGTATCATCTTAAATCAAGTCTGCACATGTGCAGTAAGAAGATGGACGGCATGAGAAGGGAGTGGGGAGTTGTGAAAAGGATCATGATAGATTCAGCATTTTTTAGCTCATGAATTGACACTGAAACAATACATCCAAAAACCGAATTTAATACGTTCTTATGAGATGTTTGGGGGTCTCTTGAAATCTCGGGGTCACGGACAATTGCTTGTGTTTGCCGAGAGGTAAATCCACCTCTGTGAGGCAGAGAACAGTCTGCCTCAGGTCGCGCTTTATCTGCGGTTATATGCGAAAACTAAACATGCACCGCAAATACCAAATCTGGTCTGACAGTGTAAAATTTGAGTACATATGAAAAGCAcctgaaaacattttattggcGATGTGACGAGAGACAGAAACAAGCCTCTTCAACCCAGTTTGTGAGGGATTGCGCAATGTGAGGTGACGCTCAGACGCTCGCTGCCTCACTTCGCATCTCATCTGTGTTTTTCAACAAGAAACATGCAAATTCAGTAAATTttagaagaaaatatttttttcattcaaaaagaaTATCAGTATAAAGCACAGACCAGATGAATACAATTGaaagtattcattcattcattttccgaaccgcttaccctcacgcggggcgcgggcgtgctggagcctatcccagctatcttcgggcgagaggcggggtacaccctgaactggtcgccagccaatcgcagggcacatagaaacaaacaaccattcgctctcacattcacacctacgggcaatttagagtcttcaatcaacccaccagacatgtttttgggatgtgggaggaaaccggagtacccggagaaaccagTTTGCCACCGTGTCACCACAATTGGAAATttgattgaattattatttgtagatttatttatttttttctcctcatgaTGCAGGTGAGGCACTGCCTCCCCTGACCGCACGTCCCCGTCGTCATGTATGTCACCACTATTATCTTGCGTGTGTTGTGATTCAGGTGCGAGAGATGTCCGGCTTCCTTCATCAAAAGCGCCTGTGTGTGTAACCCTCCGTCTGTGCTGGTGAGCGCATGCCTCTCCTCACTCTTAAAACGGCACAGACaagcaagcattcacactcacactttaTAATCCTATTATTCAAtatactgtgtttttattggaCTGTGGTCTTCCAGGCAGGAGGGTTGTGTATCCCCCCTGGCAGCCTTTCCACCAATGTCAATCCCAGTGTCAACTTTGCTCAGTTGGTGAGGATTCTCATCTCACATcgaacatttttaacaatataACAGTATCTCTGTCCATTCTTGTCCAGTTTAGACGAAACGAACGATGTTATACAGCAACAAAAGCTTTAATGTCAGAGAATTTCATCCAGATTTGGCAGCATTTTCGATTTAACTTGGATATCAAACATTTTTGAAGTTATACTATATCAGGACATCTACAGTGTTTGATGATTTATTTTGACAGCAGATATTTTTTGCTGCTTTTTAGCGATAAAAAGACAATATTGATGTGCCCTTGTTTGTCAAATGTTTGCTGTTGTGTCTTTTCCTCTTGCAGAAGTTCAGCGTCGTCTCTGCCTGGTTCCTCCAAAATCTCTACTCCGCCGCAGGAGCCTGCCTCGTAATTCTACACGTTCTCCAATTTCATCTACTTGCAGCTCTGTTTAATCTCCATGCCGCGTGTTAACAAATGGTCCGTCAACAGAGCTTCTCCAACCTGACGGCGTGCCAGGCCCTCGCCAACATGTGCGTGATGAACACGCACTCCTTCAGCGGCGTCGGCGTTGACGCCTGCGGCCTTTTTAACACCGTCTTCAGATCACAGGCCGCTTTTAGCGCCACTCAAGACATTTCCTACTGGTAATCAACCTCACTGTAagacacaatattaggtacatcGAAATGCCAAATCATTTCTATTTCCAGGAGACGTGATCTACCATGGCTTTACTACGGCGATGAACCAGGATTGGCGAGTCGAGTCCTTCAGACTGATCCAGTCCCGGTTAGCTTCATTTTCAGAGGAAGAAACAAGGTAGGTGTCCTTAAACACGACACCGAAAATCCTCCCGTTTATTCACTCATTCTGTTTTTGCGTTGACAGAACACGGACATTAAGCTGCTCGCTGCCGTTTTTACCGTCGGAGGCGAGTTCCTTCGATGGGAAGACATCGGAGGATCCAATCTTcaagtaagaaaaaaataaaactaatagaacAGAATTGCTTGGTTAGGACAATAATTATGGGCGCTTTCTCAGATAAGGGTGGTTAATCAgacacactgtactgtatataaaacacattttcattgaatcgtTGTTTAagtacatctttttttattttccatcgttactgttcaaactgtgtatTATGTtagagtggcttacaataatatgaaatgtacattttcgGGACAAAACCTCTGTCTGGTTTTTCTTTTAAGGCCACGTAGGCCTGCTCCACGACACCTGCTCTTTTCATTTTAGTCATGATGGTGACACTTGGAGAActaagtcctttttttttagtGGCGAAAAGTTTGACGAGCGCTGGTCTAACGATTGTCCTCCGATTTAGATTTGTCCAGAAACACCCATCAAACGGTCGTCAGCTTTCAGTTTTGGCACCGCTTACCAAGAAAGTGTaagtttgcttttttgttttgatgttcgCTTCGTCGTGCAGTTGCCTTTGTGTCCGTGACTTGGGTCACGCgtgtgtgcagtgtgagctgtcaGTCGCCGACCTGCTGCTCGCTCATCCCGAGCCGCTGTTTTATGACGTGTTTCTGGACCTCGGTGGAGAAGAGAGCAGAAAACTGCTGGCCTTGCCCACGTTGGTCCTTAACCAGCAATATCATGGAAAGTTCATCAACCAAGGTGAGATTTGTATTTGTGGACAATGGacccccacatacacacagtttgGCACCCGCACATTCACCGATccgtggatgttttttttttccattttgtttttgggcaGGGCAAACAAGTGCGAAAACAATGGAAGTTTATCGCCACTACttttaataatttttggggTTGAAAAAAAtcgaaaacaaaaatggaaaaaaaaatgtcaatgccaattataatggccgtcaattatcgGCAGATATTTGCTATTTACGGTCCGGCCCGGTTCCGGAGTCCGCTGTACTTGTCTCTCATATATTTGTGCTCTCCTTGCACAGAGAGCCTGACGAACTGGTACCTGTCTCGGCGTATGTTTCTTGTCGACGCGCTGAGCGGCAGAGAGAAAAGCGCTAGCGTCCTTCCTAAAGTCATCCGTGTCGCCCACGCTGTCAAAATAAAGTGCGGATTCAGTCACACGGTGGAAATAAATGTCACTGTTTTGGAAGCGCTCGTGGATGTTTACTCGCCGAAATGTGTGCCAGGTTCCAGTTGGTTCCACGCACACAGCAGGGGCAGGTGTTCCCCCCGCTGCTGACTGTGGAGTACAGAGACATACTGATCACCGACATCGACGCGCAAACTGTGTCTGTGAGTCACGCACGCACTTTCCTCACGCTTTCCAGAGACGTGTTGCTCGATCATGAGACTCAGTCCTGACGCAAACGTATGTCAGTCATGTTTAGTAGCACAGTGACCTGTAACctgtacccaaaaaaaataagaacaactttttatattcactgtatgTCAGTCATGATACACAATACCAGTGATTGGTGGAGAATGTCACTCAGTCTTCATACAAACATTGGTCAGTCTAGATTGTGCAGTCATTATACTCCGCCCTGTTACTGATTGCTCATTTTCTTCCAGTTTCCATTGAAACGTTGGTTAAAGTGCGTGCCAATCATAGAGAAAACATGAATCCAAGTCATTGTTATGACATCGTTACGCTATCTGCTGAATCTGGAGGGGCACCGCAACCCCTGTGATGCAGACTGATGGACAATTCCAAGCTTTTACTCTTCAACCTTCTCTCCCTTCCTACAGATGAGCTTTGCCGTCGAATATGAGATGGATCAGAATGAGGCTCGCTTGAAGACCGACGTGAGTATGAAAGTGAACGGCATTGTGAACTATGGCCCGCATGGCCCTGATGCACTATTTTGTGTGTGCGACACAGACTGCTCTGGGTGTCTTGGCTGGTCTGTCCGTGCTCTTGTCAGTGCTCAGAACAGTCAGTTGGAAGAGGAGGATCGCCTCGCCTGTCGTCGATTTGAGGGTGAAGCATCTAGGAAGCGTAACTGAGGACTTTGCGATGCAGGTGTAAATCTTGACCCTCCTCATTTCAGACCATGctgatgtttttcttgttttacgcTGGAGATCTCGCCAATGTTTTCCTTGCCGTCACTGTGGGAACTGGACTCTACTGG
The genomic region above belongs to Phyllopteryx taeniolatus isolate TA_2022b chromosome 6, UOR_Ptae_1.2, whole genome shotgun sequence and contains:
- the tmem67 gene encoding meckelin isoform X1, encoding MATGTPPFISKHRFAFILVFLRSNPLDGQHLLIPFQVPSDCSAEEFFDISSLSCVSCGQNQQRSAAGLSCICQSGFRTVTTGRPSISCEACPGDKPAVTKDGFGCIRCPGSISDEGQCQCPARHILVERDVSGNLLEEATCEMCNGNGSAFSVPNGSGDRCERCPASFIKSACVCNPPSVLAGGLCIPPGSLSTNVNPSVNFAQLKFSVVSAWFLQNLYSAAGACLSFSNLTACQALANMCVMNTHSFSGVGVDACGLFNTVFRSQAAFSATQDISYWRRDLPWLYYGDEPGLASRVLQTDPVPVSFIFRGRNKNTDIKLLAAVFTVGGEFLRWEDIGGSNLQICPETPIKRSSAFSFGTAYQESCELSVADLLLAHPEPLFYDVFLDLGGEESRKLLALPTLVLNQQYHGKFINQESLTNWYLSRRMFLVDALSGREKSASVLPKVIRVAHAVKIKFQLVPRTQQGQVFPPLLTVEYRDILITDIDAQTVSMSFAVEYEMDQNEARLKTDTALGVLAGLSVLLSVLRTVSWKRRIASPVVDLRTMLMFFLFYAGDLANVFLAVTVGTGLYWLILYKAQQHASVLLPLPHQEEQFVTYVSCAFALKAVQFLHKLIVQLSVDVFFIDWERPRSKASRTVSASGQQKRDPSQVSIWRTYFVANEWNEIQTIRKIRPTFQIMAVLFFLEVLGFSNLALRDPWPTLQRPPQAYTPSYSLTMRYGLSATLWLGIGLLQVIFFTVFYEHFVEDKIRQFVDLCSISNVSYNISVLLLPQRCFGYYIHGRSVHGHADTNMEEMNNNLRREAESLCGQRGLLPDTDMQTFQVALSSRLRSHYDRIRDSFTRRHGPSRLMDAASFNQTEQNIRAYHTMNHFLGSVIDHVHPDMDYIVRDKLVLERVMGMEFLEPNDKSIFYNDEGHSFGDVLFYGNEGTLLIFDTLFFCVVDLASQNFVLAAVLTYVQQMVFERIRIFFGRRNLVNKTLVDDRFLI
- the tmem67 gene encoding meckelin isoform X3, which encodes MATGTPPFISKHRFAFILVFLRSNPLDGQHLLIPFQVPSDCSAEEFFDISSLSCVSCGQNQQRSAAGLSCICQSGFRTVTTGRPSISCEACPGDKPAVTKDGFGCIRCPGSISDEGQCQCPARHILVERDVSGNLLEEATCEMCNGNGSAFSVPNGSGDRCERCPASFIKSACVCNPPSVLAGGLCIPPGSLSTNVNPSVNFAQLKFSVVSAWFLQNLYSAAGACLSFSNLTACQALANMCVMNTHSFSGVGVDACGLFNTVFRSQAAFSATQDISYWRRDLPWLYYGDEPGLASRVLQTDPVPVSFIFRGRNKNTDIKLLAAVFTVGGEFLRWEDIGGSNLQICPETPIKRSSAFSFGTAYQESCELSVADLLLAHPEPLFYDVFLDLGGEESRKLLALPTLVLNQQYHGKFINQESLTNWYLSRRMFLVDALSGREKSASVLPKVIRVAHAVKIKFQLVPRTQQGQVFPPLLTVEYRDILITDIDAQTVSMSFAVEYEMDQNEARLKTDTALGVLAGLSVLLSVLRTVSWKRRIASPVVDLRTMLMFFLFYAGDLANVFLAVTVGTGLYWLILYKAQQHASVLLPLPHQEEQFVTYVSCAFALKAVQFLHKLIVQLSVDVFFIDWERPRSKASRTVSASGQQKRDPSQVSIWRTYFVANEWNEIQTIRKIRPTFQIMAVLFFLEVLGFSNLALRDPWPTLQRPPQAYTPSYSLTMRYGLSATLWLGIGLLQVIFFTVFYEHFVEDKIRQFVDLCSISNVSYNISVLLLPQRCFGYYIHGRSVHGHADTNMEEMNNNLRREAESLCGQRGLLPDTDMQTFQVALSSRLRSHYDRIRDSFTRRHGPSRLMDAASFNQTEQNIRAYHTMNHFLGSVIDHVHPDMDYIVRDKLVLERVMGMEFLEPNDKSIFYNDEGHSFGDVLFYGNEGTLLIFDTLFFCVVDLASQNFVLAAVLTSLKGFAFFSEGETLSTKLWWMTDF
- the tmem67 gene encoding meckelin isoform X2, whose protein sequence is MATGTPPFISKHRFAFILVFLRSNPLDGQHLLIPFQVPSDCSAEEFFDISSLSCVSCGQNQQRSAAGLSCICQSGFRTVTTGRPSISCEACPGDKPAVTKDGFGCIRCPGSISDEGQCQCPARHILVERDVSGNLLEEATCEMCNGNGSAFSVPNGSGDRCERCPASFIKSACVCNPPSVLAGGLCIPPGSLSTNVNPSVNFAQLKFSVVSAWFLQNLYSAAGACLSFSNLTACQALANMCVMNTHSFSGVGVDACGLFNTVFRSQAAFSATQDISYWRRDLPWLYYGDEPGLASRVLQTDPVPVSFIFRGRNKNTDIKLLAAVFTVGGEFLRWEDIGGSNLQICPETPIKRSSAFSFGTAYQESCELSVADLLLAHPEPLFYDVFLDLGGEESRKLLALPTLVLNQQYHGKFINQESLTNWYLSRRMFLVDALSGREKSASVLPKVIRVAHAVKIKFQLVPRTQQGQVFPPLLTVEYRDILITDIDAQTVSMSFAVEYEMDQNEARLKTDTALGVLAGLSVLLSVLRTVSWKRRIASPVVDLRTMLMFFLFYAGDLANVFLAVTVGTGLYWLILYKAQQHASVLLPLPHQEEQFVTYVSCAFALKAVQFLHKLIVQLSVDVFFIDWERPRSKASRTVSASGQQKRDPSQVSIWRTYFVANEWNEIQTIRKIRPTFQIMAVLFFLEVLGFSNLALRDPWPTLQRPPQAYTPSYSLTMRYGLSATLWLGIGLLQVIFFTVFYEHFVEDKIRQFVDLCSISNISVLLLPQRCFGYYIHGRSVHGHADTNMEEMNNNLRREAESLCGQRGLLPDTDMQTFQVALSSRLRSHYDRIRDSFTRRHGPSRLMDAASFNQTEQNIRAYHTMNHFLGSVIDHVHPDMDYIVRDKLVLERVMGMEFLEPNDKSIFYNDEGHSFGDVLFYGNEGTLLIFDTLFFCVVDLASQNFVLAAVLTYVQQMVFERIRIFFGRRNLVNKTLVDDRFLI